One window from the genome of Variovorax sp. PAMC26660 encodes:
- a CDS encoding OmpA family protein — MKMKTSRYASFLAAALVALLLAACSTPGTRVVLLPQADGTPSAVVVRAKDGEEVLSQPYQRATAAVGAKGAPVVDRADAAKVQAENKPLFDMRPPLPQRYTVYFELGGTTLTAASQQIMTEALAAALARSGGDIVVTGHTDTKGTVEQNDELSRRRAQEVAQLFVERQFPASRIEAVGRGERELAVPTADDVDEPRNRRVTIEVR; from the coding sequence ATGAAGATGAAGACATCGCGCTACGCCTCGTTCCTTGCTGCCGCATTGGTGGCCCTGCTGCTCGCCGCATGCTCGACGCCGGGCACGCGCGTGGTGCTGCTGCCCCAGGCCGATGGCACGCCTTCCGCCGTGGTGGTGCGCGCCAAGGACGGCGAAGAAGTCCTCTCGCAGCCCTACCAGCGCGCCACTGCGGCCGTGGGCGCCAAAGGTGCGCCGGTTGTCGACCGGGCCGACGCGGCCAAGGTGCAGGCAGAGAACAAGCCGTTGTTCGACATGCGCCCGCCCCTGCCACAGCGCTACACGGTGTACTTCGAGCTGGGCGGCACGACGCTGACAGCCGCTTCGCAGCAGATCATGACCGAGGCACTGGCTGCGGCGCTGGCGCGCAGCGGTGGCGACATCGTGGTGACGGGCCATACCGACACCAAGGGAACCGTCGAGCAGAACGACGAGCTTTCGCGCCGTCGAGCGCAGGAAGTGGCTCAGCTGTTCGTGGAGCGCCAGTTCCCGGCGAGCCGCATCGAGGCGGTGGGCCGGGGCGAACGCGAACTGGCAGTGCCCACGGCCGATGACGTGGACGAGCCGCGCAACCGGCGCGTCACCATCGAAGTTCGCTGA
- the tyrS gene encoding tyrosine--tRNA ligase — MNADSVTSASLSDGVRQALEISLRGADELLPQDEWVKKLQRAEATGTSLRIKFGLDPTAPDIHLGHTVVFNKMRQLQDLGHTVIPLIGDFTTTIGDPSGRNNTRPPLTREQIEANAATYFDQLRLVLNVDRAEVRYNSEWSDPLGARGMIQLAAKYTVARMMERDDFNKRFKAGQSISVHEFLYPLMQGYDSVALKSDLELGGTDQKFNLLVGRHLQQEYGQEPQCILTMPLLEGLDGVEKMSKSKNNYIGISEDANTMFAKVLSISDDLMWRWYTLLSFQSLAQIEALKAEIAGGRNPKDAKVALAKEITTRFHSAAAAETAEQDFVNRSKGGVPDEIPEVLLTGAPLGIGQLLKQANLAASSGEGNRLIDGGGVRVDSTVVSDKGLKLPAGIYVVQVGKRKFARVTLS; from the coding sequence ATGAATGCCGATTCTGTTACATCCGCCAGCCTCTCAGATGGTGTAAGACAAGCACTCGAAATATCCCTCCGCGGCGCTGACGAGCTGCTGCCGCAGGACGAGTGGGTGAAAAAGCTGCAGCGGGCCGAGGCCACTGGAACCTCGCTGCGCATCAAGTTCGGCCTGGACCCCACGGCTCCCGACATCCACCTCGGGCACACGGTCGTCTTCAACAAGATGCGCCAGTTGCAGGACTTGGGGCACACCGTGATCCCCTTGATCGGCGACTTCACGACCACCATCGGCGACCCTTCCGGGCGCAACAACACCCGACCGCCGCTGACGCGCGAGCAGATCGAGGCCAACGCCGCGACCTACTTCGACCAGTTGCGCCTCGTGCTGAACGTGGATCGCGCCGAGGTTCGCTACAACTCCGAATGGAGCGACCCGCTGGGCGCTCGCGGAATGATCCAGCTCGCGGCCAAGTACACGGTCGCCCGGATGATGGAGCGCGACGACTTCAACAAGCGCTTCAAGGCCGGCCAGTCGATCTCGGTGCACGAGTTTCTCTACCCGCTGATGCAGGGCTACGACTCGGTCGCGCTCAAGAGCGACCTCGAACTGGGCGGCACCGACCAGAAGTTCAACCTGCTCGTCGGCCGACATCTCCAGCAGGAGTATGGTCAAGAACCGCAGTGCATACTCACTATGCCGCTGCTGGAAGGGCTCGATGGCGTCGAAAAGATGTCCAAGAGCAAGAACAACTACATCGGCATCAGCGAAGACGCCAACACCATGTTTGCCAAGGTGCTGTCGATTTCCGACGACCTGATGTGGCGCTGGTACACGCTGCTGAGCTTCCAGTCGCTGGCGCAGATCGAGGCGCTCAAGGCGGAAATCGCGGGTGGCCGCAACCCGAAGGATGCGAAGGTCGCGCTGGCCAAGGAAATCACCACGCGCTTCCACAGCGCGGCGGCGGCCGAGACGGCCGAGCAGGATTTCGTCAACCGCAGCAAGGGCGGCGTGCCGGACGAGATTCCCGAGGTGTTGCTGACAGGCGCCCCGTTGGGCATCGGGCAGTTGCTCAAGCAGGCAAACCTGGCAGCTTCGTCGGGGGAAGGCAACCGCCTGATCGACGGTGGCGGTGTGCGGGTCGACTCGACAGTGGTCAGTGACAAGGGGTTGAAGCTGCCTGCGGGCATCTACGTGGTGCAGGTCGGCAAGCGCAAGTTCGCGCGCGTGACCCTGAGCTGA
- a CDS encoding M23 family metallopeptidase, with protein MINGILAAEELLASRVAYTFRTYPKQITAIIAAALLSAGTLAVASLGPDASDLPVRQILEAAAPVSFADQTASLENFSFTLFRTDVTRSSDTAEALLKRLGISDPTATAFVRGSPEARNALFARAGRTVTAEATQENRLQKLSARWIPDGDGGFKRFVIERTPTGFAGVTERDTLTPGTRLASGTIRTSLFAATDDSRIPDAVASQLADIFAGDVDVRALRKGDRFAVVYETLEADGQALRSGRVLSAEFENNGKVHQAVWFQPPGANQKGSYYRPNGDSLRKAYLATPVEFSRVSSGFAMRMHPILNSWRQHNGIDYAAPTGTSVRTVGDGTVDFAGTQNGYGNIIIINHRNNQQTAYAHLSRIDVKAGQSVSQGQAIGAVGSTGWATGPHLHFEFRVGGVYQDPASIAQEGGAPITAALRPAFERIAVGARTELAAAFSVIQASAD; from the coding sequence TTGATCAACGGCATTCTTGCCGCCGAGGAGCTTCTCGCTTCTCGCGTGGCCTATACGTTCCGGACCTACCCCAAGCAGATCACCGCGATCATCGCGGCGGCCTTGCTGAGCGCCGGCACCCTCGCGGTCGCCTCGCTGGGTCCTGACGCCTCCGACCTCCCCGTCCGCCAGATTCTCGAAGCGGCGGCCCCGGTGTCTTTCGCCGACCAGACGGCATCGCTCGAAAACTTCAGCTTCACGCTGTTTCGCACCGATGTCACACGCTCGAGCGACACGGCCGAGGCGCTGCTGAAGCGCCTGGGCATTTCCGACCCCACCGCCACCGCCTTCGTGCGCGGCAGCCCCGAAGCCCGCAATGCGCTGTTCGCGCGCGCCGGCCGCACCGTGACGGCCGAGGCCACGCAGGAAAACCGGCTCCAGAAGCTCAGCGCCCGCTGGATTCCCGACGGCGACGGCGGCTTCAAGCGCTTCGTCATCGAACGCACGCCTACCGGCTTTGCCGGCGTCACCGAGCGCGACACGCTGACGCCGGGCACGCGGCTGGCCAGCGGCACCATCCGCACCTCGCTGTTCGCCGCCACCGACGACTCGCGCATTCCCGATGCCGTGGCGAGCCAACTGGCCGACATCTTCGCGGGCGACGTCGACGTGCGCGCGCTGCGCAAGGGCGACCGCTTCGCCGTGGTCTATGAAACCCTCGAGGCCGATGGGCAGGCGCTGCGCAGCGGGCGCGTGCTGTCGGCCGAGTTCGAGAACAACGGCAAGGTGCACCAGGCCGTCTGGTTCCAGCCCCCGGGCGCGAACCAGAAGGGCAGCTACTACCGCCCGAACGGCGACAGCCTGCGCAAGGCCTACCTGGCGACGCCGGTCGAGTTCTCGCGCGTGTCGAGCGGCTTCGCGATGCGCATGCACCCGATCCTGAACAGCTGGCGCCAGCACAACGGCATCGACTACGCGGCGCCCACGGGCACCTCGGTTCGCACCGTGGGCGATGGCACGGTCGATTTCGCCGGCACGCAGAACGGCTACGGCAACATCATCATCATCAACCACCGCAACAACCAGCAGACGGCGTATGCGCACCTGAGCCGCATCGACGTCAAGGCCGGCCAGAGCGTGAGCCAGGGCCAGGCCATCGGCGCGGTGGGCTCCACCGGCTGGGCTACCGGCCCGCACCTGCACTTCGAATTCCGCGTGGGCGGCGTCTACCAGGACCCGGCTTCCATCGCGCAAGAAGGCGGCGCACCGATCACCGCGGCGCTGCGCCCGGCCTTCGAGCGGATCGCCGTGGGCGCCCGCACCGAGCTGGCGGCCGCGTTCTCGGTCATCCAGGCCAGCGCGGACTGA
- a CDS encoding anhydro-N-acetylmuramic acid kinase yields MAAELFIGLMSGTSLDGVDGVLADLSDGRIAVQAYATAEFPVSLRAELLALNTPGDNELHRAALAGNGLARAYAGVVHQLLADSGTAAEAVTAIGAHGQTVRHRPIEFDEVGYTLQINNPSLLAELTGIDVVGDFRSRDLAAGGQGAPLVPAFHRALFARADETVAVLNIGGISNLSLLPATNAPDGAIVRGFDCGPGNALMDHWCQTYLGQPFDRCGQWAASGQVLPGLLAQLLADPYFAKAPPKSTGRDLFNPTWLAAQLGTTAMEPADVQATLTELTASACAADVRHYGKDSKLLIVCGGGALNDHLLERLRALLPGVEVAASNDHGLPPQQVEAAAFAWLARATVRREPGNLASVTGARGPRVLGAIYPA; encoded by the coding sequence ATGGCCGCCGAGCTTTTCATCGGCCTGATGTCGGGCACCTCGCTCGACGGTGTCGATGGCGTGCTTGCCGATCTTTCCGACGGCCGCATCGCGGTGCAGGCCTACGCGACGGCCGAGTTTCCCGTGTCACTGCGGGCCGAGCTGCTGGCGCTGAACACACCGGGCGACAACGAACTGCATCGTGCAGCGCTGGCCGGCAACGGGCTTGCGCGGGCTTATGCCGGCGTGGTTCATCAGCTCCTGGCGGACAGCGGCACGGCCGCCGAGGCCGTCACCGCCATTGGCGCCCACGGGCAGACGGTGCGCCACCGGCCGATCGAATTCGATGAGGTCGGCTACACGCTGCAGATCAACAACCCCTCGCTGCTGGCCGAACTGACGGGCATCGACGTGGTCGGCGACTTCCGCAGCCGCGACCTGGCCGCGGGCGGCCAGGGTGCGCCGCTGGTGCCTGCCTTCCATCGCGCCCTGTTCGCGCGCGCCGACGAGACCGTTGCGGTGCTGAACATCGGCGGCATTTCCAACTTGAGCCTGCTGCCGGCCACCAATGCGCCGGACGGCGCCATCGTGCGCGGCTTCGACTGCGGCCCCGGCAACGCGCTGATGGACCACTGGTGCCAGACCTACCTCGGCCAGCCTTTTGACCGCTGCGGCCAATGGGCGGCCAGCGGGCAGGTGCTGCCTGGTCTGCTTGCGCAGTTGCTGGCCGATCCCTACTTCGCCAAGGCGCCGCCCAAGAGCACGGGGCGCGACCTGTTCAACCCGACCTGGCTTGCCGCGCAACTCGGCACCACGGCGATGGAGCCGGCCGATGTGCAGGCGACGCTGACCGAATTGACCGCAAGCGCTTGTGCAGCGGACGTTCGGCACTACGGAAAAGATAGCAAGTTGCTAATCGTCTGCGGTGGCGGCGCATTGAACGACCACCTGCTCGAACGCCTACGGGCGTTGCTGCCCGGCGTGGAAGTGGCTGCCTCGAACGATCACGGCCTGCCGCCCCAGCAGGTCGAAGCGGCCGCCTTCGCCTGGCTGGCCCGCGCCACCGTGCGGCGCGAGCCTGGCAATCTGGCGAGCGTGACCGGCGCACGCGGTCCCCGGGTGCTGGGCGCGATCTACCCCGCCTGA
- the mdtD gene encoding multidrug transporter subunit MdtD gives MTSEAAIPVDPARKSLLWLVAVGFFMQTLDATIINTALPAMAASLGESPLRMQSVVVAYALTMAMLIPASGWIADRFGTRRIFFSAIVLFAIGSVLCALSHSLGQLVAARVVQGLGGALLLPVGRLSLLRTVPRGEFLQAMSFVAIPGLIGPLLGPTLGGWLVQYASWHWIFLINVPVGLAGCIATLKYMPDLRGVVQKRFDSVGYAMLAFGMVAISLALDGVSELGLRQGGVMVVLIFGFASVVAYWLRAARTPEPLFAPSLFSVPTLSIGLIGNLFSRLGSSCMPFLVPLLLQVSMGYSPVRAGLMMLPIALAGMAMKRFATPLITRHGYRKVLVVNTVLVGLTMASFGLTAPGQPMVLHVLQLLAFGAVNSLQFTAMNTITLKDLDGSMASSGNSLLSMVQMLAMSLGVAAAGAVLAGYNGIFGTETAAHTLDAFQATFASMGLITIASALIFWHLPGEVRAAHPAQPEVSGQG, from the coding sequence ATGACCTCCGAGGCAGCCATCCCCGTCGATCCCGCCCGCAAGAGCCTGTTGTGGCTCGTGGCCGTCGGCTTCTTCATGCAGACGCTCGACGCCACCATCATCAACACGGCGTTGCCGGCGATGGCAGCGAGCCTGGGCGAAAGCCCGCTGCGCATGCAGTCGGTGGTGGTGGCTTATGCGCTCACCATGGCGATGCTGATCCCCGCCTCGGGCTGGATCGCCGACCGCTTCGGCACGCGGCGCATCTTTTTTTCGGCCATCGTGCTGTTCGCGATCGGCTCGGTGCTGTGTGCGCTGTCGCACAGCCTGGGCCAACTGGTGGCGGCGCGCGTGGTGCAGGGGCTTGGTGGGGCGCTGCTGCTGCCCGTGGGGCGACTGTCGCTGCTGCGCACGGTGCCGCGCGGGGAGTTCCTCCAGGCGATGAGTTTCGTGGCCATCCCGGGGCTAATAGGGCCCTTGCTGGGGCCTACGCTGGGCGGGTGGCTGGTCCAGTACGCTTCCTGGCACTGGATCTTCCTGATCAACGTGCCAGTGGGGCTGGCGGGCTGCATCGCCACGCTCAAGTACATGCCCGACCTGCGCGGCGTCGTGCAGAAGCGCTTCGACAGTGTGGGCTACGCGATGCTGGCCTTCGGCATGGTGGCAATTTCGCTGGCGCTCGACGGCGTTTCCGAACTGGGGCTGCGCCAGGGTGGCGTGATGGTCGTGCTGATCTTCGGCTTCGCGAGCGTGGTGGCCTACTGGCTGCGCGCGGCACGCACACCCGAGCCGCTGTTCGCGCCCTCGCTCTTCAGCGTGCCGACGCTCAGCATCGGGCTGATCGGCAACCTGTTCTCGCGCCTGGGCAGCAGTTGCATGCCCTTCCTGGTGCCGCTGCTGCTGCAGGTGTCGATGGGCTATTCGCCGGTGAGGGCCGGGCTGATGATGCTGCCGATCGCGCTGGCCGGCATGGCCATGAAGCGCTTTGCCACGCCGCTGATCACGCGCCACGGCTACCGCAAGGTGCTGGTGGTCAACACCGTGTTGGTGGGGCTCACGATGGCCAGCTTCGGCCTGACGGCGCCGGGCCAGCCCATGGTGCTGCACGTGCTGCAACTGCTGGCGTTTGGCGCGGTCAATTCGCTGCAGTTCACGGCCATGAACACCATCACCTTGAAGGACCTGGACGGCAGCATGGCGAGCAGCGGCAACAGCCTGCTGTCGATGGTGCAGATGCTGGCGATGAGCCTGGGCGTGGCGGCGGCCGGCGCCGTGCTGGCGGGCTACAACGGCATCTTCGGCACCGAAACGGCGGCGCACACGCTGGATGCCTTCCAGGCCACTTTTGCAAGCATGGGGTTGATCACGATCGCTTCTGCGCTGATCTTCTGGCATTTGCCGGGCGAAGTGCGCGCAGCGCATCCGGCGCAGCCGGAGGTTTCCGGCCAGGGCTGA
- the erpA gene encoding iron-sulfur cluster insertion protein ErpA translates to MSAVAENIQTQMPEPIVFTDSAAAKVADLIAEEGNPDLKLRVFVQGGGCSGFQYGFTFDEITNEDDTTMTKNGVSLLIDAMSYQYLVGAEIDYKEDLQGAQFVIKNPNATSTCGCGSSFSA, encoded by the coding sequence ATGAGCGCCGTAGCCGAAAACATCCAGACCCAGATGCCAGAGCCGATTGTCTTCACCGACAGCGCGGCAGCCAAGGTGGCCGACCTGATCGCCGAAGAAGGCAATCCCGATCTGAAGCTGCGCGTGTTCGTGCAGGGTGGCGGCTGCTCGGGCTTCCAGTACGGTTTCACCTTCGACGAAATCACCAACGAAGACGACACCACCATGACCAAGAATGGTGTGTCGCTGCTGATCGATGCCATGAGCTACCAGTACCTGGTCGGCGCGGAGATCGACTACAAGGAAGATCTGCAAGGCGCCCAGTTCGTGATCAAGAACCCGAACGCCACCAGCACCTGCGGCTGCGGATCGAGCTTCTCGGCCTGA
- the rpsI gene encoding 30S ribosomal protein S9 gives MIGEWNNGTGRRKSSVARVFLKKGTGKITVNGKDIQEFFGRETSIMIAKQPLALTNNLEAFDVMVNVNGGGESGQAGATRHGITRALIDYDATLKPVLSQAGFVTRDAREVERKKVGLHSARRRKQFSKR, from the coding sequence ATGATTGGTGAATGGAACAATGGCACCGGCCGTCGCAAATCCAGCGTCGCTCGTGTGTTTCTGAAAAAAGGCACCGGCAAGATCACGGTCAACGGCAAGGACATCCAAGAGTTCTTCGGCCGCGAAACCTCGATCATGATTGCCAAGCAGCCCCTGGCGCTGACCAACAACCTCGAAGCATTCGATGTGATGGTCAACGTGAACGGTGGCGGCGAATCGGGTCAAGCCGGCGCCACGCGCCACGGCATCACCCGTGCGCTGATCGACTACGACGCAACGCTCAAGCCCGTGCTGAGCCAAGCCGGCTTCGTGACGCGCGATGCGCGTGAAGTCGAACGTAAGAAGGTCGGTCTGCACTCCGCCCGTCGTCGCAAGCAGTTCAGCAAGCGCTGA
- the rplM gene encoding 50S ribosomal protein L13, translated as MTKTFSAKPADVTHEWFVIDATDKVLGRVASEVALRLRGKHKAIYTPHVDTGDFIVIINAAQLRVTGAKSIDKVYYRHSGYPGGITATNFRDMQNKHPGRALEKAVKGMLPKGPLGYAMIKKLKVYGGAEHPHTAQQPKVLEL; from the coding sequence ATGACCAAAACGTTCAGCGCCAAGCCCGCTGACGTGACGCACGAGTGGTTTGTGATTGACGCGACCGACAAGGTCCTCGGACGAGTAGCCAGCGAAGTTGCTCTCCGTTTGCGCGGCAAACACAAGGCCATTTACACGCCTCACGTCGATACCGGTGACTTCATCGTCATCATCAACGCCGCGCAACTGCGCGTCACCGGCGCCAAGTCGATCGACAAGGTGTACTACCGTCACTCGGGCTATCCCGGCGGTATCACGGCGACGAACTTCCGCGACATGCAGAACAAGCACCCGGGCCGCGCCCTGGAAAAGGCTGTCAAGGGCATGCTGCCCAAGGGCCCGCTTGGTTACGCGATGATCAAGAAACTCAAGGTGTACGGTGGTGCTGAGCACCCGCATACCGCCCAACAGCCCAAAGTGCTGGAACTGTAA
- a CDS encoding S1C family serine protease, whose product MKRVHRAFISLAVVFAAGNASALEPDALFTKVSGGVWAVRTFDAQERPLRAGSAVVIAPGRLVTNCHVLAKASSFVIRQDNVTYGATLEYPDPARDLCQIKVANFSVAPVPLAPAGSAHVGQRVYAIGNPLGLENTLSEGILSGLRGGDSQAPLLQTTAAISPGSSGGGLFDSEGRLLGITSFGARDGGSLNFAVPIEFLAELPARAKAMLETRPSGPAAAETVRKTAEAGSGGAAGLAVPLHRGDAIEYVHTDKLTGIRTPVIYRLDRIDGDVLSFNGGGRIEKADGRLVSAPSPLGGLFDSSAPPGGWGRKDMQPGMRWHLDYTTRGRQRHELDATVGEERPMHIGGTEMNVTRVAYEGWIYGAYGGAPLTTISARFTGTAWYSVELGRVVKFDGEIQRTGSVGGSETMEFVRIQR is encoded by the coding sequence ATGAAGCGGGTCCATCGCGCATTCATCTCGCTGGCGGTCGTGTTCGCCGCCGGCAACGCCTCGGCGCTGGAGCCCGACGCGCTGTTCACCAAAGTGTCGGGCGGCGTCTGGGCCGTCCGCACCTTCGACGCGCAAGAGCGTCCGTTGCGGGCGGGCAGTGCGGTGGTCATTGCGCCCGGGCGGCTGGTCACCAATTGCCATGTGCTGGCCAAGGCCAGCAGCTTCGTGATTCGCCAAGACAACGTCACCTACGGCGCCACGCTGGAATATCCCGACCCGGCGCGCGACCTGTGCCAGATCAAGGTCGCGAATTTCAGCGTTGCGCCCGTTCCACTCGCGCCCGCGGGCAGTGCGCATGTCGGTCAGCGCGTGTATGCCATCGGTAATCCACTGGGCCTGGAGAACACGCTCAGCGAAGGGATTCTGTCGGGGCTTCGCGGCGGCGATTCGCAAGCGCCGCTGCTGCAGACCACCGCCGCCATTTCGCCGGGCTCCAGCGGTGGCGGCCTGTTCGACAGCGAAGGCCGGCTGTTGGGCATCACGAGCTTCGGTGCCAGGGATGGTGGCAGCCTCAATTTCGCGGTCCCGATCGAATTTCTGGCCGAGCTGCCGGCGCGCGCCAAGGCGATGCTGGAGACGCGTCCGAGCGGGCCTGCCGCCGCCGAGACGGTCCGAAAGACGGCCGAAGCCGGCAGCGGCGGCGCAGCCGGGCTCGCCGTGCCGCTGCACCGTGGCGACGCAATCGAATACGTGCACACCGACAAGCTGACGGGCATCCGCACGCCGGTGATCTACCGGCTGGACCGGATCGACGGCGACGTGTTGTCGTTCAACGGTGGCGGACGCATCGAGAAAGCAGATGGGCGGCTGGTGTCGGCACCGTCCCCGCTCGGCGGTCTTTTCGATTCCTCAGCGCCGCCCGGCGGCTGGGGCCGAAAGGACATGCAGCCTGGGATGCGCTGGCACCTGGACTACACGACGCGTGGCAGGCAGCGGCACGAACTGGACGCCACCGTGGGCGAGGAGCGCCCGATGCACATCGGCGGCACGGAAATGAACGTGACGCGAGTGGCCTACGAGGGCTGGATCTACGGGGCCTACGGAGGCGCGCCGCTAACCACGATCAGCGCCCGTTTCACGGGCACCGCGTGGTACAGCGTCGAATTGGGGCGGGTCGTCAAGTTCGACGGCGAGATCCAGCGCACGGGCTCGGTCGGCGGCAGCGAAACCATGGAATTCGTCCGCATCCAGCGCTGA
- a CDS encoding 23S rRNA (adenine(2030)-N(6))-methyltransferase RlmJ has translation MFSYRHAFHAGNHADVLKHTVLIATLDHMLEKEAALTVVDTHAGAGLYRLDGDYAGTSGEAADGILRLLAEKKEPATPIPAAKSAAKKVAPKAEVPLADAIARYLGVIHDFNPKGGARVYPGSPFIVQHLLRDHDKLKLFELHPTDSRTLEANIAQLEAGRQIAVLRDDGFGSATKFLPPPSRRALVLMDPSYEIKSDYARVLDFAAEALKRFATGTYAIWYPIIPRPEAHDLPRRLKTMATKAGKSWLHATLTVKSSKITTDASGETHRPGLPASGMFLINPPYTLKPLLAAALPQLAERLAQDRHATFSLDSGG, from the coding sequence ATGTTCAGTTACCGCCACGCCTTCCATGCCGGCAACCACGCCGACGTGCTCAAGCACACGGTGCTGATTGCCACGCTCGACCACATGCTCGAAAAAGAGGCCGCACTGACGGTCGTCGACACCCACGCCGGCGCCGGCCTGTATCGCCTTGACGGCGACTACGCCGGCACCAGCGGCGAGGCGGCCGACGGCATCCTGCGCCTGCTTGCGGAAAAGAAAGAGCCCGCCACGCCCATCCCTGCAGCGAAGTCCGCTGCAAAAAAGGTAGCGCCCAAAGCCGAAGTCCCGCTGGCCGACGCCATCGCGCGCTACCTCGGCGTGATCCACGACTTCAACCCCAAGGGCGGGGCGCGCGTCTACCCGGGCTCGCCGTTCATCGTGCAGCACCTGCTGCGCGACCACGACAAGCTCAAGCTGTTCGAGCTGCACCCCACCGACTCGCGCACGCTCGAAGCCAACATTGCCCAGCTCGAAGCCGGCCGCCAGATCGCCGTGCTGCGCGACGACGGCTTCGGCAGTGCCACCAAGTTCCTGCCGCCGCCCTCGCGCCGCGCGCTGGTGCTGATGGACCCGAGCTACGAGATCAAGAGCGATTACGCCCGCGTGCTCGACTTCGCGGCCGAGGCGCTCAAGCGCTTTGCCACCGGCACCTACGCCATCTGGTATCCGATCATTCCGCGCCCCGAGGCGCACGACCTGCCACGGCGCCTGAAGACGATGGCGACCAAGGCCGGCAAGTCGTGGCTGCACGCCACGCTGACGGTCAAGTCCAGCAAGATCACGACGGACGCCTCGGGCGAGACGCACCGGCCGGGCCTGCCGGCCAGCGGCATGTTCCTGATCAATCCGCCGTACACGCTGAAGCCGCTGCTCGCGGCTGCACTGCCGCAACTGGCAGAGCGCCTGGCGCAAGACCGGCACGCCACCTTCTCGCTCGATTCGGGCGGCTGA
- a CDS encoding septal ring lytic transglycosylase RlpA family protein: MPPATEGTADGQLKPLARALAVPPGVPARSDVPSVRYDLAVSGTGELTPDDGVPGDDGPRDIFERGGASWYGIQFHQRKTASGERFDMTAMTAAHKTLPFNTRVCVRSLVNGSEVLVRINDRGPYALGRVIDLSRAAADRIGLTGLGIKQVALTVVDREGMRCGGLSVESGDAQAPAPVADRAKAPAPARRKAAVPPRRRR; the protein is encoded by the coding sequence ATGCCTCCGGCCACCGAGGGCACGGCCGATGGCCAGTTGAAGCCCTTGGCACGCGCGCTCGCCGTGCCGCCGGGCGTGCCCGCGCGCTCCGATGTGCCCTCGGTGCGCTACGACCTGGCCGTGTCGGGTACCGGCGAACTGACGCCCGATGACGGCGTGCCCGGCGACGACGGCCCGCGCGACATTTTCGAGCGCGGCGGTGCTTCCTGGTACGGCATCCAGTTTCATCAGCGCAAGACCGCCAGCGGCGAGCGCTTCGACATGACCGCCATGACGGCAGCCCACAAGACCCTGCCTTTCAACACGCGCGTCTGTGTGCGCAGTCTCGTGAATGGCAGCGAAGTGCTGGTGCGCATCAATGACCGTGGCCCCTACGCGCTGGGCCGCGTGATCGACCTGAGCCGCGCGGCGGCCGACCGCATCGGCCTGACCGGGCTGGGCATCAAGCAGGTGGCGTTGACCGTCGTCGACCGGGAGGGCATGCGCTGCGGCGGCTTGTCCGTGGAGTCGGGCGATGCGCAGGCGCCCGCGCCGGTGGCTGATCGCGCGAAGGCGCCGGCTCCCGCACGGCGCAAGGCGGCCGTGCCGCCGCGCCGCCGCCGATAG
- the metF gene encoding methylenetetrahydrofolate reductase [NAD(P)H] encodes MRLPLSFEFFPTKTPEGAVKLRAVRQQLYVRKPQFCSVTYGAGGSTHQGTFGAVQEILSEGVDAASHFSCIGATRATVREQLAELKAMGVKRLVALRGDLPSGYGIGGEFHYASDLVEFIREETGRDFHIEVACYPEIHPQARSPEADLQAFAAKVKAGADSAITQYFFSPEAYFRFVDDVRKLGIDTPIVPGIMPITSSTQLMRFSDACGAEIPRWIRLRLQGFGDDIASIKSFGLDVVADLCARLRDGGAPALHFYTMNQSAATLALLERLD; translated from the coding sequence GTGCGCCTTCCGCTGAGCTTCGAATTCTTTCCGACCAAGACGCCCGAAGGCGCGGTCAAGCTGCGCGCCGTGCGCCAGCAGCTGTATGTGCGCAAGCCGCAGTTCTGCTCGGTCACGTATGGCGCGGGTGGCTCCACGCACCAGGGCACTTTCGGTGCGGTGCAGGAGATTCTTTCTGAAGGCGTCGACGCCGCGAGCCATTTCTCGTGCATCGGCGCCACGCGTGCCACGGTGCGCGAGCAACTCGCCGAGCTGAAGGCCATGGGCGTCAAGCGCCTGGTGGCGTTGCGCGGCGACCTGCCGAGCGGCTACGGCATCGGCGGCGAGTTTCACTATGCGAGCGACCTCGTGGAATTCATCCGCGAAGAGACCGGCCGCGACTTCCACATCGAGGTGGCCTGCTACCCCGAGATCCATCCGCAGGCACGTTCGCCCGAAGCCGACCTGCAGGCCTTTGCCGCGAAGGTGAAGGCGGGTGCCGATTCGGCCATCACGCAGTACTTTTTCAGCCCCGAGGCCTACTTCCGTTTCGTCGACGACGTGCGCAAGCTGGGGATCGACACGCCCATCGTGCCCGGCATCATGCCGATCACCAGTTCGACGCAATTGATGCGCTTCTCCGACGCCTGCGGCGCCGAGATTCCGCGCTGGATTCGCCTGCGGCTGCAGGGCTTTGGCGACGACATCGCGTCGATCAAGTCCTTCGGCCTCGACGTGGTCGCCGACCTGTGCGCACGCCTGCGCGACGGTGGCGCGCCGGCGCTGCACTTCTACACGATGAACCAGTCGGCGGCGACGCTGGCTTTGCTGGAGCGCCTCGATTGA